A genomic window from Coregonus clupeaformis isolate EN_2021a unplaced genomic scaffold, ASM2061545v1 scaf1223, whole genome shotgun sequence includes:
- the LOC121546793 gene encoding uncharacterized protein LOC121546793 isoform X1, whose protein sequence is MKSLFGLLVMLAGVSHGMETHCDATLDGAQCYGALGGTVSLQLMTIDSKAPDILLKTNSTGFTRNILQIRNKTYKKVKIDKSIETRAHFFFNNGTFRIDNTERSDSAEYRLETFNSDGKTLGTRGLQLFIEAPVSSPQLSSQCLTHGEMRVTCSSEGDGPQYSWTLDGHTQRDTEASPGDETNTITLKKGLSGDLTCTVKNKINSVTVSKIISPCEDIIGIVTGSLTGIVLVLVMVLAVYCVQKKNKPPKTPVNVNSQDVEYADVRTLKNQMRQQERKVEYGHLKVAGGPLQPMEVDYGQIEILEGLRKVDTPEEEDCVYARVRKGQ, encoded by the exons ATGAAGTCTCTGTTTGGACTGTTGGTGATGTTAGCAGGAGTGTCACATG GAATGGAGACCCACTGTGATGCAACACTGGATGGAGCTCAGTGTTATGGAGCTCTGGGAGGAACTGTCTCTCTCCAGCTGATGACCATTGACAGTAAAGCCCCTGACATATTATTAAAAACCAACTCCACTGGTTTTACTAGAAATATACTCCAAATTAGAAACAAAacttataaaaaagtaaaaatcGACAAATCCATTGAAACCAGAGCACACTTCTTTTTCAACAACGGAACATTTAGGATAGATAACACAGAAAGAAGTGATTCTGCTGAATATAGACTAGAAACATTTAATTCAGATGGGAAAACATTAGGGACCAGAGGACTACAGCTGTTTATTGAAG CCCCAGTGTCCTCTCCTCAGCTGTCCTCTCAGTGTCTGACCCATGGAGAGATGAGGGTGACCTGCTCCTCTGAGGGGGATGGTCCTCAGTATAGCTGGACTCTGgatggacacacacagagagacactgaggcCTCTCCTGGTGACGAGACAAACACCATCACACTGAAGAAAGGCCTGTCTGGAGATCTCACTTGTACCGTCAAAAACAAAATCAACAGTGTCACTGTGAGCAAAATCATCTCCCCCTGTGAGG ACATCATAGGGATCGTAACAGGGTCTCTGACAGGCATAGTCCTTGTCCTAGTGATGGTGTTGGCAGTTTACTGTGTCCAGAAGAAAAATAAACCTCCAAAGACTCCAG ttAATGTTAACAGTCAGGATGTGGAATACGCTGATGTCAGGACACTGAAGAATCAGATGAGACAGCAGGAAAGAAAAGTGGAGTACGGACATTTGAAAGTGGCGGGGGGTCCCCTGCAGCCAATGGAGGTGGACTATGGACAGATTGAAATATTAGAGGGTCTCCGGAAGGTAGACACACCTGAAGAGGAGGACTGTGTGTACGCCAGGGTACGGAAAGGCCAGTGA
- the LOC121546793 gene encoding uncharacterized protein LOC121546793 isoform X2, whose amino-acid sequence MLAGVSHGMETHCDATLDGAQCYGALGGTVSLQLMTIDSKAPDILLKTNSTGFTRNILQIRNKTYKKVKIDKSIETRAHFFFNNGTFRIDNTERSDSAEYRLETFNSDGKTLGTRGLQLFIEAPVSSPQLSSQCLTHGEMRVTCSSEGDGPQYSWTLDGHTQRDTEASPGDETNTITLKKGLSGDLTCTVKNKINSVTVSKIISPCEDIIGIVTGSLTGIVLVLVMVLAVYCVQKKNKPPKTPVNVNSQDVEYADVRTLKNQMRQQERKVEYGHLKVAGGPLQPMEVDYGQIEILEGLRKVDTPEEEDCVYARVRKGQ is encoded by the exons GAATGGAGACCCACTGTGATGCAACACTGGATGGAGCTCAGTGTTATGGAGCTCTGGGAGGAACTGTCTCTCTCCAGCTGATGACCATTGACAGTAAAGCCCCTGACATATTATTAAAAACCAACTCCACTGGTTTTACTAGAAATATACTCCAAATTAGAAACAAAacttataaaaaagtaaaaatcGACAAATCCATTGAAACCAGAGCACACTTCTTTTTCAACAACGGAACATTTAGGATAGATAACACAGAAAGAAGTGATTCTGCTGAATATAGACTAGAAACATTTAATTCAGATGGGAAAACATTAGGGACCAGAGGACTACAGCTGTTTATTGAAG CCCCAGTGTCCTCTCCTCAGCTGTCCTCTCAGTGTCTGACCCATGGAGAGATGAGGGTGACCTGCTCCTCTGAGGGGGATGGTCCTCAGTATAGCTGGACTCTGgatggacacacacagagagacactgaggcCTCTCCTGGTGACGAGACAAACACCATCACACTGAAGAAAGGCCTGTCTGGAGATCTCACTTGTACCGTCAAAAACAAAATCAACAGTGTCACTGTGAGCAAAATCATCTCCCCCTGTGAGG ACATCATAGGGATCGTAACAGGGTCTCTGACAGGCATAGTCCTTGTCCTAGTGATGGTGTTGGCAGTTTACTGTGTCCAGAAGAAAAATAAACCTCCAAAGACTCCAG ttAATGTTAACAGTCAGGATGTGGAATACGCTGATGTCAGGACACTGAAGAATCAGATGAGACAGCAGGAAAGAAAAGTGGAGTACGGACATTTGAAAGTGGCGGGGGGTCCCCTGCAGCCAATGGAGGTGGACTATGGACAGATTGAAATATTAGAGGGTCTCCGGAAGGTAGACACACCTGAAGAGGAGGACTGTGTGTACGCCAGGGTACGGAAAGGCCAGTGA